One segment of Corynebacterium atrinae DNA contains the following:
- the era gene encoding GTPase Era, with product MSSFIDTPDGFRSGFVSFVGRPNTGKSTLTNALVGEKIAITADQPETTRHPIRGLVHREDAQIIVVDTPGLHRPRTLLGERLNEVVKETYADVDLIGLTIPADEKIGPGDRWILDNVRKVAPNTPIVGIVTKIDKVSKDQVGAQLMALHELLGGDSEVVPVSAEDGTQVDVLAEVIASLLPEGPKLYPDDHLTDEGQEMRIAELIREAALDGLKDELPHSVAVEVDEILPNEERPDVLDIHAILYLEREGQKDIIKGKNGRRFGRIIHNSRQGIIKLLGQNVYLDLRIKVLKNWQSDPKSLGRLGF from the coding sequence ATCAGCAGTTTCATCGATACCCCGGACGGCTTCCGCTCCGGCTTCGTCAGCTTCGTCGGCCGGCCCAATACGGGCAAGTCGACCCTCACCAATGCGTTGGTGGGGGAGAAGATCGCGATCACCGCGGATCAGCCGGAAACCACCCGCCATCCCATCCGCGGGTTGGTGCATCGCGAGGATGCGCAGATCATCGTCGTTGACACGCCCGGCCTGCACCGTCCGCGCACGCTGCTGGGCGAGCGTCTCAACGAGGTTGTCAAAGAAACCTACGCTGACGTCGATCTCATCGGCCTCACCATCCCCGCCGATGAGAAGATCGGCCCCGGTGACCGTTGGATCTTGGACAACGTCCGGAAGGTGGCACCCAATACGCCGATCGTGGGCATCGTGACCAAGATCGACAAGGTATCCAAGGACCAGGTTGGGGCCCAGCTCATGGCGCTGCACGAGCTGCTCGGCGGCGACAGTGAGGTCGTGCCCGTCTCCGCGGAGGATGGCACGCAGGTGGATGTCCTCGCCGAGGTCATCGCCAGCCTCCTCCCGGAGGGGCCGAAGCTCTACCCGGATGATCACCTCACCGATGAGGGCCAGGAAATGCGGATCGCCGAGCTCATCCGCGAGGCCGCGCTGGACGGCCTCAAAGATGAACTGCCGCACTCGGTGGCCGTCGAGGTCGATGAAATTCTGCCCAACGAGGAACGCCCGGATGTCCTGGACATCCACGCGATCCTGTACCTCGAGCGGGAGGGCCAAAAAGACATCATCAAGGGCAAGAATGGGCGTCGCTTCGGCCGGATCATTCACAACTCCCGCCAGGGCATCATCAAACTGCTCGGCCAGAATGTCTACCTGGACCTGCGCATCAAGGTGCTGAAGAACTGGCAGTCCGATCCCAAGTCCTTGGGTCGGCTTGGGTTCTAG
- a CDS encoding Fur family transcriptional regulator, whose product MTPLPTATPKLGARNTRQRTAVVQVLSEIDTFASAKEIYRELDSRDLKVGLTTVYRTLQSLADINAVDVLHMSNGETLYRQCVNESHHHHLVCTQCGRTEEIDGGPVETWAKRVAEEHGYSLSGHDAEIYGTCTECQLKAAG is encoded by the coding sequence ATGACTCCCCTGCCGACCGCTACCCCGAAGTTGGGTGCCCGCAATACTCGCCAACGCACCGCGGTGGTGCAGGTTCTTTCCGAGATCGATACCTTCGCCTCTGCCAAAGAAATCTACCGAGAGCTGGATTCCCGCGATCTCAAAGTGGGGCTCACCACCGTTTATCGCACCTTGCAGTCCCTGGCCGACATCAATGCCGTCGACGTGCTCCACATGAGCAACGGGGAAACCCTCTACCGGCAGTGCGTCAACGAATCCCACCACCATCACCTGGTGTGCACCCAGTGCGGGCGCACCGAGGAGATTGACGGCGGGCCCGTGGAGACGTGGGCCAAGCGCGTCGCCGAGGAACACGGCTATTCTCTCTCCGGACACGACGCCGAGATTTACGGCACCTGTACAGAGTGCCAGCTCAAGGCCGCTGGCTAG
- a CDS encoding hemolysin family protein: MDEGLVWLAVLTLLSLAFSGLLGTVESAVSSISRARVEGMVKDDVRGARTLLQVVNRRADHINLLILLKTLLDVSAAVFAAILAREYFESDVWAISIAIVSVALISYAVVGVFGRTMGRKNPYSVSLRSAMVLQAMAIVLGPVSKLLIWVGNLIAPGNGFRDGPYATEVELREMVDIAQEHGIVEVAERRMIQSVFDLASTTARQVMSPRPEMVWIESEKHAGQATTLCVRSGYSRIPVIGENLDDIVGIVYLKDLVRRTYHLTDGGASVSVTDVMRPATLVPDSKNLDELLHEMQRDHIHMAVLVDEYGGIAGLITLEDILEEIVGEITDEYDTREVAPIEPIGRGRYRVVSRLTLEDLAERIGDDWDVDIEFSEEISEQVDTVAGLLAYELGRVPLPDSVVETSGLRLTAEGGRDRRGRVRVGSVVVDVLEEPAGVADGDVDK, from the coding sequence ATGGATGAGGGTTTAGTCTGGCTGGCTGTACTAACTCTGTTGTCGCTGGCCTTCTCCGGCCTGTTGGGCACGGTCGAATCCGCCGTGAGTTCGATTTCCCGGGCGCGCGTGGAGGGCATGGTCAAAGATGATGTGCGCGGGGCGCGGACGCTGTTGCAGGTGGTCAACCGCCGCGCGGATCACATCAACCTGCTCATTCTGTTAAAGACGCTTCTCGATGTCTCGGCGGCCGTCTTCGCCGCCATACTCGCCCGGGAGTATTTCGAGTCGGACGTCTGGGCAATTTCCATCGCCATCGTCTCCGTCGCGCTGATCAGTTATGCCGTGGTGGGCGTGTTCGGCCGGACGATGGGCCGCAAGAACCCTTATTCGGTGTCCTTGCGTTCGGCGATGGTGCTGCAGGCGATGGCAATAGTGCTCGGCCCGGTGTCCAAACTGCTCATCTGGGTGGGCAACCTCATCGCCCCGGGCAACGGCTTCCGCGATGGCCCGTATGCGACAGAGGTCGAGCTGCGGGAGATGGTCGACATCGCCCAGGAGCACGGCATCGTCGAGGTGGCGGAGCGGCGGATGATCCAGTCGGTCTTCGACCTGGCCTCCACGACGGCGCGTCAGGTGATGTCGCCGCGCCCGGAGATGGTGTGGATCGAGTCCGAAAAGCACGCCGGACAGGCCACGACCCTGTGCGTGCGTTCGGGTTACTCGCGCATCCCGGTGATCGGGGAGAACCTCGACGATATCGTCGGGATCGTCTACCTCAAGGATTTGGTGCGGCGGACGTACCACTTGACGGATGGCGGGGCGTCGGTAAGCGTGACGGACGTGATGCGCCCGGCCACGTTGGTGCCGGACTCGAAGAACCTGGACGAGCTGCTGCATGAAATGCAGCGCGACCACATTCACATGGCGGTGTTGGTGGATGAGTATGGCGGCATCGCGGGGCTGATTACCCTCGAGGACATCCTGGAGGAAATCGTGGGTGAGATCACCGATGAGTATGACACCCGCGAGGTCGCGCCGATTGAGCCGATTGGCCGGGGGCGCTATCGCGTGGTGTCGCGGCTGACGCTGGAGGACCTGGCGGAGCGGATTGGGGACGACTGGGACGTCGACATTGAATTCAGCGAGGAGATTAGTGAGCAGGTAGACACCGTCGCCGGTCTCCTGGCGTATGAGTTGGGGCGCGTTCCGCTGCCCGACTCGGTCGTGGAAACCTCTGGCCTGCGGCTGACCGCCGAGGGCGGGCGTGACCGCCGCGGGCGGGTGCGGGTGGGCTCCGTGGTGGTTGATGTGCTGGAGGAACCGGCAGGTGTGGCTGACGGGGACGTCGATAAGTAG
- the pdxY gene encoding pyridoxal kinase PdxY, with the protein MNILSIQSHVAYGHVGNSASVFPLQRLGHEVWPVSTVNFSNHTGYGAWRGPMIPAADVADVIAGIEDRGVFERCDAVLSGYQGGSDIADVIIEAVAKVKAANPDALYACDPVMGNAKSGCHVSDLIPPLLRDRVVPVADIITPNQFELGYLTGLEVGDLESTLAAVDAARDMGPSTVLVTSVERPDRPEGTIEMLAVNDEGAWIVQTPYLPFKRNGSGDVTAALFTGHYVASRNAADALAKTASSVFDLVEKTYEADSRELLLIDAQEAYAHPRMQFEVTQVR; encoded by the coding sequence GTGAATATCCTCTCCATTCAGTCCCACGTCGCCTACGGGCACGTCGGTAATTCCGCATCCGTGTTCCCGCTGCAGCGCCTCGGCCACGAGGTGTGGCCGGTGTCCACCGTCAACTTCTCCAACCACACCGGTTACGGCGCGTGGCGCGGGCCGATGATCCCGGCTGCCGACGTCGCCGACGTCATCGCCGGCATTGAGGATCGGGGAGTGTTCGAGCGTTGCGACGCCGTCCTTTCCGGCTACCAGGGTGGCTCCGACATTGCGGATGTCATCATCGAAGCCGTAGCCAAGGTCAAGGCAGCCAACCCCGATGCGCTCTATGCCTGCGACCCGGTCATGGGCAACGCCAAGTCCGGGTGCCACGTCTCGGACCTCATCCCGCCGCTGCTGCGCGACCGCGTCGTGCCGGTTGCCGACATCATCACCCCCAACCAGTTCGAGCTGGGCTACCTCACCGGCCTCGAAGTTGGGGATCTGGAGTCCACGCTGGCGGCCGTCGACGCGGCGCGCGACATGGGCCCGTCGACCGTGCTGGTCACCTCCGTCGAGCGCCCCGACCGCCCGGAAGGCACCATCGAGATGCTCGCCGTCAACGACGAGGGCGCCTGGATCGTGCAGACCCCCTACCTGCCGTTTAAGCGCAACGGCTCCGGCGATGTCACCGCCGCGCTGTTCACCGGGCACTACGTGGCCAGCCGCAACGCCGCCGATGCTTTGGCCAAGACGGCCTCGAGCGTCTTCGATCTGGTGGAGAAAACCTACGAGGCTGATTCCCGCGAACTCCTGCTCATTGATGCGCAGGAGGCCTACGCCCACCCGCGGATGCAGTTCGAGGTCACGCAGGTCCGCTAA
- the recO gene encoding DNA repair protein RecO: MRRESYRDRALVIRTYDFGEADRIIVLLTRHHGIVRGVAKGVRRSKSRFGSRLQPFVDNSVTLYPGRNLATITEADTVAFYGSGIIDEYPRYTAACAALESAERLAVLDGDDDPWLFDHLTETLARMQETEHPSMVLDSFLLQAMAHAGWAPSLFDCAQCGSPGPHHAFHPAVGGAACVTCRPPGSAEVAEEALHLMWLLAHSHWPAALERAQPELIDAAHRLTRAHLQWHLEQKVTSLTVMDQV; the protein is encoded by the coding sequence ATGAGGCGTGAGTCTTACCGCGACCGGGCACTGGTCATCCGGACCTATGATTTCGGCGAGGCCGACCGCATCATCGTGCTGCTCACCCGCCACCACGGCATCGTTCGCGGTGTGGCCAAGGGGGTGAGGCGGTCGAAGTCGCGCTTCGGTTCCCGGCTGCAACCCTTCGTGGACAACAGCGTCACGCTCTACCCCGGGCGCAACCTCGCCACGATCACCGAGGCCGACACGGTGGCGTTCTACGGGTCCGGCATCATCGACGAGTACCCGCGCTACACAGCCGCCTGCGCCGCCCTGGAATCAGCAGAGCGGCTCGCGGTGCTCGATGGCGACGATGATCCTTGGTTGTTTGATCACCTCACCGAGACCCTTGCCCGCATGCAGGAGACGGAGCACCCGTCGATGGTGCTGGATTCCTTCCTTCTCCAGGCGATGGCGCACGCCGGGTGGGCCCCCAGCCTGTTCGACTGCGCCCAGTGCGGCAGCCCTGGGCCGCACCACGCCTTCCACCCGGCCGTCGGTGGGGCGGCGTGCGTCACCTGCCGCCCCCCAGGCTCGGCGGAGGTCGCGGAGGAAGCCCTGCACCTCATGTGGTTGCTGGCGCATTCGCACTGGCCCGCCGCCCTGGAGCGGGCCCAGCCAGAGCTTATCGACGCCGCGCACCGCCTCACCCGCGCCCACCTCCAGTGGCACCTGGAACAAAAGGTCACCAGCTTGACGGTGATGGATCAGGTCTAG
- a CDS encoding VIT1/CCC1 transporter family protein, whose protein sequence is MESHVDEPTKAQIARWRRYLANERAEAAVYRELARRKTGEERDILLALADSEARHEEYWRSKLGNYVGFPRQPDLQTRFMGVLAKRFGSVFTLALMQTAESRNPYLKDEDASPQIAADERIHAEVVRGLATRGREKMSGGFRAAVFGANDGLVSNLALVVGVMGSGVSSNMILLTGLSGLLAGALSMAAGEWVSVKSQGELLEASTPHPKAHTLLPQLDVNANELKLVYRARGLSEYEAQAKANSEFARMALEQAIGLDREDHPEGVEQPARPEEVVGSAWTAAASSFLFFATGAFIPIIPFLFGASPVTGALIAVVLVSGALMITGGVVGVLSGKAPLSRALRQLAIGLGAAGVTYLLGLAFGTVLS, encoded by the coding sequence ATGGAATCCCACGTCGATGAGCCGACGAAAGCGCAGATTGCTCGGTGGCGTCGCTACCTGGCCAATGAACGCGCCGAAGCGGCCGTCTACCGGGAGCTCGCTCGCCGCAAGACGGGGGAGGAACGGGACATCCTTCTCGCATTGGCCGATTCGGAAGCCCGCCATGAGGAGTACTGGCGGTCCAAACTTGGCAACTACGTGGGCTTTCCCCGCCAGCCTGACCTGCAGACTCGCTTCATGGGAGTACTGGCTAAGCGTTTCGGGTCAGTGTTTACCCTCGCGCTCATGCAGACCGCCGAGTCGCGGAACCCCTACCTCAAGGACGAGGATGCCTCCCCGCAGATTGCCGCCGACGAGCGCATCCACGCCGAGGTGGTCCGGGGCTTAGCCACGCGCGGCCGTGAAAAGATGTCCGGTGGCTTCCGTGCGGCCGTCTTCGGTGCCAACGACGGCCTGGTGTCCAACCTTGCCCTCGTCGTCGGTGTCATGGGCTCCGGCGTGAGCTCCAACATGATTTTGCTGACCGGCTTGTCTGGTCTGCTCGCCGGAGCGCTATCCATGGCGGCGGGCGAGTGGGTGTCGGTGAAATCTCAGGGGGAGTTGTTGGAGGCATCCACTCCGCACCCCAAGGCGCACACGCTGCTGCCTCAACTTGACGTCAACGCCAACGAACTCAAGCTGGTCTACCGTGCCCGCGGCCTCAGCGAGTACGAGGCTCAAGCCAAGGCCAACTCGGAGTTCGCCCGCATGGCCCTGGAGCAGGCCATTGGCCTCGATAGGGAAGACCACCCAGAGGGTGTTGAGCAGCCGGCTCGCCCGGAAGAGGTGGTGGGGTCGGCCTGGACGGCGGCGGCGTCGAGTTTCCTCTTCTTCGCCACCGGAGCATTCATTCCCATTATCCCGTTCCTCTTTGGTGCGTCTCCCGTGACCGGGGCCCTTATCGCCGTCGTGCTGGTTTCCGGCGCGCTGATGATCACCGGCGGAGTCGTGGGAGTGCTATCAGGCAAGGCCCCGCTGTCTCGGGCCCTGCGCCAATTGGCCATCGGCCTCGGGGCGGCGGGAGTGACCTACCTTCTGGGCCTAGCTTTTGGAACGGTGCTGAGCTAG
- a CDS encoding ArsR/SmtB family transcription factor, producing MNPLSDSDLAAAELVIGALDSRLRLQIIQRLSEREHFVHELVAGLGKSQPLISQHLRVLKRSGIVNSERRGREVIYRLAAPGADDLIMAAIELHNEAPTEVAAGQVINIHRGTEPEGDAGTGQIAHAPAAALPGEPTLDPIPDPAPVPPTPQSFS from the coding sequence ATGAATCCTCTCTCGGACAGTGATCTCGCTGCTGCCGAGCTCGTCATCGGAGCTCTTGATTCACGCTTGCGCCTGCAGATCATCCAGCGGTTGTCAGAGCGCGAACACTTCGTCCACGAACTCGTCGCCGGGCTGGGTAAGTCCCAACCATTGATCAGCCAGCACCTGCGCGTGCTGAAACGCTCCGGCATCGTCAACTCGGAGCGACGTGGACGGGAAGTCATTTACCGCCTCGCGGCTCCCGGGGCCGACGACCTCATCATGGCGGCCATTGAGCTTCACAACGAGGCCCCGACTGAGGTTGCTGCCGGGCAGGTCATCAATATCCACCGCGGGACCGAACCCGAAGGGGATGCGGGTACTGGCCAGATCGCCCACGCTCCCGCCGCCGCCTTGCCCGGGGAACCAACGCTCGATCCCATTCCCGACCCGGCACCGGTGCCTCCCACTCCGCAGAGTTTCTCCTAA
- a CDS encoding glycine--tRNA ligase gives MASVIDTVVNLCKRRGLVYQAGEIYGGSRSAWDYGPLGVELKENIKRQWWRHMVTSRADVVGVDTSIIQPRQVWVSSGHVEVFTDPLVESLHTHKRYRADHLLEAYEEKHGHPPANGLADINDPETGQPGNWTEPRAFSGLLKTFLGPVDDEEGLHYLRPETAQGIFVNFKNVMTSARMKPPFGIANIGKSFRNEITPGNFIFRTREFEQMEMEFFVKPGEDEEWHQTWIDDRYQWYIDLGIRPENLRLYEHPQEKLSHYSKRTVDVEYAYNFAGSKWGELEGVANRTDYDLRVHSEGSGEDLSYFDQETNERWIPYVIEPAAGLGRAMMAFLCDAYHEDEAPNSKGGVDKRVVLKLDYRLAPVKVAVLPLSKKEPLTEQAQAVAAQLRGLWNVDYDTSGAIGRRYRRQDEIGTPFCVTVDFDTLEDQAVTVRERDTMAQERVKLDDLQNYLATRLAGC, from the coding sequence ATGGCGTCCGTCATCGATACCGTCGTTAACCTGTGCAAGCGCCGCGGCCTTGTGTATCAGGCCGGTGAAATCTACGGCGGTTCCCGATCCGCATGGGACTACGGTCCGTTGGGCGTGGAGCTCAAAGAAAACATCAAGCGCCAGTGGTGGCGCCACATGGTCACCTCTCGAGCTGATGTCGTCGGCGTGGACACCTCCATCATCCAGCCCCGCCAGGTGTGGGTCAGCTCCGGCCACGTGGAGGTCTTCACCGACCCGCTGGTGGAGTCCCTGCACACGCACAAGCGATACCGCGCAGATCACCTGCTCGAGGCCTACGAGGAGAAGCACGGCCACCCGCCGGCAAATGGCCTCGCAGACATCAATGACCCGGAGACCGGGCAGCCCGGCAACTGGACCGAACCACGTGCCTTCTCTGGCCTGCTTAAGACCTTCCTCGGCCCGGTCGATGATGAAGAGGGCCTGCACTACCTGCGCCCGGAGACCGCCCAGGGCATCTTCGTTAACTTCAAAAACGTCATGACCTCGGCGCGGATGAAGCCCCCGTTTGGCATCGCCAACATCGGCAAGTCTTTCCGCAATGAGATCACCCCGGGCAACTTCATCTTCCGCACCCGCGAATTCGAGCAGATGGAGATGGAGTTCTTCGTCAAGCCGGGCGAGGACGAAGAATGGCACCAGACTTGGATCGACGATCGTTACCAGTGGTACATCGACCTTGGAATTCGTCCCGAGAACCTGCGCCTGTACGAACACCCGCAGGAAAAGCTCTCGCACTATTCCAAGCGCACGGTCGACGTCGAGTACGCCTACAATTTCGCTGGCTCCAAGTGGGGCGAGCTGGAAGGTGTGGCCAACCGCACTGACTACGATCTCCGCGTCCACTCCGAGGGCTCCGGCGAGGACCTGTCCTACTTCGATCAGGAGACCAACGAGCGTTGGATCCCTTACGTCATCGAGCCGGCGGCCGGCCTTGGCCGGGCCATGATGGCTTTCCTGTGTGACGCATACCATGAGGATGAAGCTCCGAACAGCAAGGGCGGCGTCGATAAGCGAGTTGTGCTGAAGCTGGATTATCGCCTCGCCCCGGTGAAGGTGGCGGTGCTGCCGCTGTCGAAGAAGGAGCCGCTGACCGAGCAGGCGCAGGCCGTGGCCGCGCAGCTGCGCGGACTGTGGAACGTGGACTACGACACGTCCGGTGCAATCGGTCGCCGCTACCGCCGTCAAGATGAGATCGGCACGCCGTTCTGCGTCACCGTCGACTTTGACACGTTGGAGGACCAGGCGGTGACCGTTCGCGAGCGTGACACCATGGCTCAGGAGCGCGTGAAGCTGGATGACCTGCAGAATTACCTGGCAACTCGCCTGGCGGGATGCTAG
- the ybeY gene encoding rRNA maturation RNase YbeY — MSIEVFNESGYEGVNEEMLIDVASFALGEMDIHPDAEASLHIVDLATIEDLHVRWLDLDGPTDVMTFPMDELTPGSGSVTGGRPDAPEPGPAMLGDIVLCPEFAAKQALAAGHGLDHELALLTVHGCLHLLGYDHATAPEEREMFALQNELLADWYDDVKKRGVTYQPKPTGPQAFPSAADREALDGKLPGIPAIGEPAKPAEPKDA, encoded by the coding sequence ATGAGCATCGAAGTCTTCAATGAGTCCGGTTATGAGGGCGTCAATGAGGAGATGCTTATCGACGTCGCCTCCTTCGCCCTCGGCGAGATGGACATCCATCCGGATGCCGAAGCATCCCTCCACATCGTCGACCTAGCGACCATTGAGGATCTCCACGTCCGCTGGCTCGATCTCGACGGCCCCACGGACGTGATGACGTTCCCGATGGATGAGCTCACCCCCGGCAGCGGCAGCGTCACTGGCGGACGCCCCGACGCTCCCGAACCCGGTCCGGCGATGCTCGGCGACATCGTGCTGTGCCCCGAGTTCGCGGCGAAGCAGGCGCTGGCCGCCGGTCACGGGCTCGACCACGAGCTGGCGTTGCTCACCGTCCACGGCTGCCTGCACCTGCTGGGCTACGATCACGCCACGGCGCCGGAGGAGCGCGAGATGTTCGCCCTGCAGAATGAGTTGCTGGCCGACTGGTATGACGACGTGAAAAAGCGCGGCGTGACCTACCAGCCGAAGCCGACCGGCCCGCAGGCGTTTCCCTCGGCGGCGGATCGTGAAGCGCTGGATGGGAAGCTCCCGGGGATCCCGGCCATCGGCGAGCCGGCTAAGCCGGCCGAACCCAAGGACGCCTAA
- a CDS encoding TPM domain-containing protein: MGGSLVRMKPSMPRPKILAAAAAISAAAFLGGAPLALALSPTTVLAQAVAADTLAPGHLSAPVTDVSGVLDASQSADLESKIQQYKIDGKKTIFVVYLPSFGDMSPEEWTKAAVEANGGGNTGVLAIATETRQFGINGGSQWTEAELDDVYQAAYPELVNSNWYEAAAAAIGGASSSGEMSGESAAWLAGGAGAAVAAGGGVWAYTRRKRKATDAAVLEDSRTIDPSDTRRMLELPMETLEHRAQEELVSTDESIRRGREELDLAISEFGPERTRSFTRAMNHSTTTMQKAFALQQRLNDSIPETPAERRAMLVDIISSCGQADRALDAEADAFAEMRNLLATADVKIGELTQRTIDLRARLPLATDTMAQLRERYTPEVLASVNDNLEMASASLDEAEGALGSARDLEAKPAGEQGGLVEAIRHSEHAIEVADRLLNGIEHADENINTARANVGALIEEVEQEIGEAGDLKRRGTSQGAPADWNKLDSVVGRAIAALDQARTTAASDPLGTYTALTAIDAELDEQLDTVRETTANQERQLQILAKQLNSAAATIQGAEDLIASRGRVVKAQARTYLADAKRLQAQAIQQRTTNTRGAIEAARQSTAAAQHASKQAQSDVDDYQRRQYSNRGGGSNMGGIVTGMVINEILSGGGRGGGFGGGFGGGFGGGGFGGGGGGGFRGGSF; encoded by the coding sequence ATGGGCGGTAGTCTGGTGCGCATGAAACCCTCGATGCCTCGCCCGAAGATCCTGGCCGCCGCCGCAGCCATTTCTGCCGCTGCATTTTTAGGTGGCGCTCCTCTCGCGCTGGCGTTGAGTCCGACGACGGTGCTGGCGCAAGCAGTGGCCGCGGATACGCTCGCACCAGGACATCTGTCGGCACCGGTGACGGACGTGTCAGGGGTGCTGGATGCCTCGCAGAGCGCGGACCTGGAATCGAAGATCCAGCAGTACAAGATCGACGGAAAAAAGACCATCTTCGTCGTGTACCTACCTAGCTTCGGTGACATGTCTCCCGAAGAGTGGACCAAGGCTGCCGTCGAGGCCAATGGTGGCGGAAACACTGGTGTGTTGGCCATCGCCACCGAGACCCGGCAATTCGGTATCAACGGCGGCTCCCAATGGACGGAGGCTGAGCTCGATGACGTTTACCAAGCCGCTTACCCCGAGCTGGTGAACAGCAATTGGTATGAGGCCGCCGCGGCAGCCATCGGCGGCGCATCCTCCTCGGGCGAGATGTCCGGCGAATCCGCTGCGTGGCTCGCCGGTGGAGCGGGAGCTGCCGTCGCTGCCGGCGGAGGCGTTTGGGCGTATACCCGCCGCAAGCGGAAGGCTACCGATGCGGCCGTGCTGGAGGATTCCCGCACCATCGACCCCTCCGATACTCGCCGCATGCTCGAGCTGCCGATGGAAACCCTCGAGCACCGCGCGCAGGAAGAACTTGTCTCCACCGACGAATCGATCCGTCGCGGCCGCGAGGAACTTGACCTGGCTATTTCCGAGTTCGGGCCCGAGCGCACCCGTTCCTTTACCCGCGCTATGAACCACTCGACGACGACGATGCAGAAAGCTTTTGCCCTGCAGCAACGACTCAATGATTCCATCCCGGAGACTCCTGCCGAGCGGCGCGCGATGCTCGTAGACATCATCTCCTCCTGCGGACAGGCCGATCGCGCGCTCGACGCCGAAGCTGACGCCTTCGCCGAGATGCGTAACCTCTTGGCCACCGCCGACGTCAAAATTGGCGAGCTCACGCAGCGCACCATCGACCTCCGCGCTCGCCTCCCGCTGGCTACCGACACCATGGCTCAGCTGCGCGAACGATACACCCCTGAGGTGCTGGCCAGCGTCAACGACAATCTCGAGATGGCCTCCGCCTCCCTCGACGAAGCCGAGGGAGCCTTGGGCTCCGCCCGAGACCTGGAAGCCAAGCCAGCCGGCGAGCAGGGAGGGTTGGTCGAGGCCATCCGCCACTCCGAGCACGCAATCGAGGTTGCCGATCGTCTGCTCAATGGCATCGAACACGCCGATGAGAACATCAACACCGCCCGCGCCAACGTCGGCGCCCTCATTGAGGAAGTCGAGCAGGAAATCGGGGAGGCGGGCGATCTCAAGCGCCGCGGCACCTCCCAGGGTGCACCCGCCGATTGGAACAAACTTGATAGCGTCGTCGGCCGAGCCATCGCCGCCCTCGACCAGGCCCGTACGACCGCGGCCTCCGATCCGCTGGGTACCTACACTGCCCTGACTGCCATCGACGCTGAACTCGACGAGCAATTGGATACCGTCCGCGAAACCACCGCCAACCAGGAACGTCAGCTCCAGATCCTGGCCAAGCAGCTCAACTCCGCAGCCGCCACTATCCAAGGCGCGGAGGACCTCATCGCCTCCCGCGGCCGCGTGGTCAAAGCCCAGGCCCGCACGTACCTCGCGGACGCCAAACGCCTTCAAGCCCAGGCGATTCAGCAGCGCACAACCAACACTCGTGGCGCCATTGAAGCAGCCCGCCAATCAACCGCCGCGGCGCAACACGCTTCTAAGCAGGCCCAATCCGACGTCGATGACTACCAGCGCCGCCAGTACTCCAACCGCGGTGGAGGCTCCAACATGGGCGGCATCGTCACCGGCATGGTGATCAACGAGATTCTTTCCGGCGGTGGCCGCGGCGGAGGATTTGGTGGCGGCTTCGGTGGCGGCTTTGGCGGCGGAGGCTTCGGTGGCGGTGGAGGCGGCGGCTTCCGCGGCGGGTCTTTCTAG
- a CDS encoding isoprenyl transferase has translation MPPVPAIPAERLPRHIALVMDGNGRWAQERGLKRTEGHKRGEAVLMDVVDACLELGVPYLSAYAFSTENWRRSAEEVRFLMGFNRDVLRRQRDELDAKGVRVRWVGRRPRLWRSVIREFEIAEEQTKVNDRLTLAMCVNYGGRAEIIDAARDIARAAAAGQLRPEDITEKNFSQWLDEPDMPDVDLFLRPSGEKRTSNFLPWQSAYAELVFQEKLFPDFTPEDLYAAVVEYASRDRRFGGTK, from the coding sequence ATGCCACCTGTGCCCGCCATCCCCGCCGAACGTCTGCCGCGTCATATTGCCTTGGTGATGGACGGCAATGGCCGTTGGGCGCAGGAGCGCGGCCTCAAACGCACCGAGGGGCACAAACGCGGCGAGGCCGTCCTCATGGATGTCGTCGATGCCTGCCTGGAGTTGGGCGTGCCGTACCTCTCCGCCTACGCCTTCTCCACTGAGAACTGGCGCCGCTCGGCCGAGGAAGTCCGCTTCCTCATGGGCTTCAACCGCGATGTGCTGCGCCGCCAGCGCGACGAATTGGATGCCAAGGGGGTGCGGGTGCGCTGGGTGGGCCGCCGACCGCGCCTCTGGCGCTCCGTCATCCGCGAATTCGAAATCGCCGAGGAACAAACTAAAGTCAACGACCGCCTCACCCTGGCCATGTGCGTCAACTACGGTGGCCGAGCCGAGATTATCGACGCCGCCCGGGACATCGCCCGCGCCGCCGCAGCGGGCCAGCTGCGTCCCGAGGACATCACCGAAAAGAACTTCTCCCAGTGGCTGGATGAGCCGGACATGCCGGACGTCGATCTTTTCCTTCGGCCCTCCGGCGAGAAGCGCACGTCCAACTTCCTGCCGTGGCAATCGGCGTATGCCGAGTTGGTGTTCCAGGAGAAGCTCTTCCCCGACTTCACGCCGGAGGATTTGTACGCGGCAGTAGTAGAGTATGCATCTCGTGACCGACGCTTCGGCGGCACGAAGTAG